Below is a genomic region from Pseudarthrobacter sulfonivorans.
TTTCTCCGATGCACACATCGACCCCAAGCAGCGGGGCGAAGCTATCGCGAAGCTCCGCGACTACATCAGCGAACTCGTCGACGCACGAGTGAATGAGCGTGGAAACGACATCATCAGTCGTCAACTCGATGCCGGCGCGGACGCCGAGGAGGCTGTTGGTCTCGGCTTCCTGTTGCTCATCGCGGGTCACGAGACGACAGCGAATATGATCACCTTGAGCATCATGACCCTGCTCGACAAGCCGGATCTGCTTCAGCAGTTGCGCGAAGACCCTTCGCTAATACCTGGCGCTGTCGAGGAGTTGCTGCGTTATTTCACCATCGCGGAGGTCGGCGGGCTGCGACTCGCGACTACCGATCTTGAAATCGGCGGCAAACAGATCCACGCGGGCGATGCCGTATTCGGGCTTGCGAACACCGCGAACCGCGATCCCGAGGTGTTCCCTGACCCGCATACGATTGACTTCAAACGCGGTGCCCGCAATCACATGGCCTTCGGTTTTGGCCCGCACCAGTGTCTGGGACAGAATCTCGCTCGGCTTGAGCTTGTGGTGGTGCTCGAACAGGTCATTCAACGCATACCCACCCTCCGGCTCCTCGACCCGCTCTCCGCGATTGCTTTCAAGGAATGGGGGCCGAACTACGGCATCAACGAGCTTCGGGTGGCATGGTGAGCGCGCAAATAGTTGCGAAACGCGAAACGTGCATTGGTGCGGGCCAATGCGTATTCGCCGACCCGGACGCCTTCGACCAGGACGACAACGGCTTGGTGGTCGTGCTGCAGGCCGATCCTGCGTCGCCGGACGCGCTCGCGCGTGCGAAGGAAGCGGTGAACGTGTGTCCGAGCCGATCGATTACCCTCCTCGCCTGAACAGAGTCGAGGACTCTGACTGACAGGGCCGGGCAGGAGACCTTCATCCAGGAACACAGCCGTGCCCACCGCTGTTCAGCTTGCGCCGAGACCGCCGCCCATACGTTCACTGAGGACTGCTGCAGAATGCTTAACGATGTCTGACAGCTCTGATTCAACAGCAGAGTCAAACCGAGACTCAGGGATCATTAGACCGGACGTTCCAACTACTTCCCGTCCCGGGCCAAACACTGGTGCTGCAAGCGCAATTGCACCCGTAACCCGCTCACCGAGAGAGACCGCGTAGCCCTGGTTTCGGATGGCCTCGATGCGTTTCGAAAGGACCTCGGGATCGATGATCGTGTTCGCCGTGACCTTCGTCAGGTTGCCATGCAGGATTTCGTGGCGTGTCTCCTCGGGGAGGAACGCAAGTATAGAAAGCCCGCTGGCTCCACTGTGCAACGGGAGCCATTTTTGCAGCGGGATCATGTATCGAAGGGGGTGAGGAGAATCGATCGTGTGGGCGAACATCATTTCGTGCCGTTGATCATTGTAGATCCCAAGAAAGGAGGACTCGCCGCTACGGTCTGTCATCTCCTGGAGCAGGTCGTTCGCCATGTCCCGCAGCGGAAACCGTGTCATTAGCTTCCACGAGAGCCGCAGGAATTCAAGCCCAAGCTGGTAGCCGCCTTCTTGAGTCCGGCGAACCATGCCAAGTTTCTCCAGGTCCGCAAGGAGCCTATGGGCAGTGCTAGGGCTGACGCCCAGCTGCGTTCCTAATTCGCGGACGCCGTAGGACTGCTCGCCAGTTTCCACCATGAGGGTTAGGATTTCGAAACCTCTTGCCAGCGGATCCCTCTGCCGATCGGTCCCGGAATTTTCCTGCTGCTTCTTTGGTGTGGTTGCCACCTTCGTGTTTCTCCTCCAAGAATTGCAGGCTGGGATAGTCACCCGTAAGCCTTTAGGGGTCATGCTAGCGCACCACAAAACCGAACGCATTTTCTGTTGAATGATTCATCGCCGACCGAAAAGCGGGTCCCAGACGCCGGTTGCTCAGCGTCCATCACGCTGCCAGAAGAAGCCCCGTCCGCAACGTGCAGCGGCATAGCGTCACCGCAAACGTCGCAGACGTGGCCGGCACGATCCGCGACATGGAACTCCCAGGCCGCGACGATGCAGATGGGCACTACATTCCGGACTCAGGCGCGCCTGGGGGAGTACCTCTCAGCCCGGGACGCGGACCCCAGCATCATCTTCCGCCAGCACCTGCATGCGTTCGGCGGCGAGATCGAAGAGTAACCGCTGGCTTCGGCTGCTCCTAAGGACGCCCGTCGGTTTCAACGACCGGCTGTCGCCTTTTGCCCAGCGAGAACTTGGGCGTCGCGGCGACGAGGAGGGCAGCCACGGCCACCGCGGCACTCAGGATCAGGCCCGGTCGGTACTGTTCCAGCATCGCGGCCGCATCGACGGCGGCACCTGGGTCGGGCGCGTTGCCGTGACCGCTCACCATTGCCGTGGTGACCGCCAGCACCAGGGCGGCGCCGACTTGGGTGCTGGTCTGGATCAGGCCTGCGGCCAGGCCTTGCTCGGCATCCCGGATGCCAGCAGTGGCCTGGACGTTGATGGACGGGAAGGCCAGGGCGAAACCGACGCCCAGCAGCAGGACGGACGGCAGAATGTCAGTCACGTAATTGGGCGAGGTGCCCACGCGAAGGAACAGCACGTATCCGAGGGTCAACGACGCCAGTCCCGTCAGGATCAGCCGCGGGGCGCCGAATCTCTCGATGAGCCGGTCCGCGAAGGGTGCGCTCGAGGCAACCAGCAGGCCGGTCGGGAGCAGCGCCAGGGCCATGCCAAGGGGGCTCCATCCCAGCACGGACTGCAGGTAGAGCGTCAGGATGAACTGGAAACTCAGGTATGAACCGAACAGCCCCACGGCACTGAGGTTGGCCCGGGCAACCCAGCCTTCCTTGAGGATGCTGAACCGGATCAGGGGGTGTTTGACGCGGTTTTCGATCACGGCGAACGCTGCCAGCACCGCGGTGGAGGCCACGAATCCGGCGATAGTTGCCACAGATCCCCAGCCGCTCCCCGGCGCCGCTACCAGCGTGTACACCAGCCCCAGCATGCCGCCCGCGAGCGTGATGGCGCCCCAGACGTCATGCCCGCTCTCTTGCTCCCCGTCTGCGGCCTTGCCTGCGGCTCCGTCCCGGGGGATGTACCTCAGGCCGAGGATCACAACGGCGACTGCCACCGGAACGGAGACCAGGAAGGTCCAGCGCCAGCTCAGGGAGGTCATGAGGCCACCTACAACCAGGCCGAGGGAGAATCCGCTGGCGCCGAACGTGGTGAAGATGGACAAGGCACGGTTGCGTTCGCGCCCTTCAGCGAAGTTGGTGGTGATGATCGAGAAGGCAGCGGGAGCCGTGAATGCGGCGGCCAGGCCCTTGACGAACCGGGTGGCGATCAGCAGGGCGGGGTCATCCACCAGCCCGCCGAGCAGGGATGCTGCGGCGAAAACGCTGAGCGCAATCAGGAAGATGCGCCGCCGGCCGAGCAGGTCCGCCATGCGACCGCCCAGCAGGAGCAGGCTTCCGTAGCCGAGCACGTAGGCGGAGACGATCCACTGGAGGGATTCGGTTCCGAGATGAAGTTCGTTGCCGATCGAGGGCAGGGCCACACCGACCATTGATACGTCCAGTGCGTCGAGTGCCAGGACGGTGCACAGGACCAGGAGGAGCATCCATTGTGCACGGGTCCAGCGCACAGCTGTAAGCCGGCCTCCGGCTGATCTTTCAAGGGTGGAAGTTGAAGTCATGGCAACAACTTATATGACACGTCATTGAATGACAAGGAATATTATGACGTGGACTTTTAATTCGTCATGAACTAGAATCGCTGCATGGCAAAACCGCAGGACCGCCAGTTGGTTGAGCAATGGCGCAGCATCCAGACCACGTACTTCCACACGGCGGGGGCGCTGGAGCGTGCGCTGGAGTCGAAGTTCAGCATCGGCCTGACGGAGTTTGAAATCCTGGACCTCGTGGCCGAAAGCGCCGACGCGGCATGCCGCATGAAGCAACTCGGTGAGCGCACGCCCATGACCCAGAGCGCCATGTCCAAGGTGGTGGACCGGCTCGACAAAGCCGGACTGATTTCCCGCCAGTCCTGCGAAGATGACCGGCGCTCACTGTTCCTGGAACTCACCGACGCTGGCCGCGCGCTCCACAAGCAAGCCGCCATCGAACACCGCGCCCTGCTCAGGGAAAACCTGGGCAAAGACTAACCACCTTTCCGTAGGGAACGGGCCAAGGTTGTCGCGGCCGTCGAGTCAAGTGACGGGGACGACGCGTCCGGTCCGAGGTCGGTAGCTGGCGGTACCCTTCGCAGCCTGGTCGCAACCTTTGAAGTTCTAGCATGGGGGCCAGGACGAAGACGTCTGTTTTCCAGAGGAGTGACCATGACTGTTTATGTACAGCCCGGCCAATCAGGATCCAAGGTCCAGTTCAAGGACCGCTATGAGAACTGGATCGGCGGAGAATGGGTGGCTCCAACGACCGGCCAATACATCGAGAACGTTTCCCCGGTGAACGGAAAGCAATTCACCGAGGTGGCACGCGGCGCCGCCGCGGACGTTGAGCTCGCACTCGATGCCGCGCACAAGGCCGCACCGGCGTGGGGCAAGGCTTCGGCCACAGAGCGCGCCGCCGTGCTGAACAAGATCGCCGACCGGATCGACGCGAACCTTGAGATGCTCGCCGTCGCCGAATCGTGGGACAACGGCAAGCCCATCCGCGAAACGTTGAATGCGGACATTCCGCTCGCTGCGGACCACTTCCGCTACTTTGCCTCCGCCATCCGCGCCCAGGAAGGCCGGCTGTCCCAGCTCGACGACGACACCACGGCCTACCACTTCCACGAACCCCTCGGCGTCGTGGGCCAGATTATTCCGTGGAATTTCCCCATCCTGATGGCCGTCTGGAAGATGGCTCCTGCCCTGGCGGCCGGCAACGCGGTGGTGCTCAAGCCCGCTTCCAACACCCCGGCCTCCATCCTGGTCCTGGCGGAACTCATTGCGGACCTGCTGCCTGCGGGCCTGCTGAATATCGTCAACGGCTTCGGGGCGGAAGTGGGTAAGCCGCTGGCCTCCAGCCCGCGGATCCGCAAGATCGCGTTCACCGGCGAGACCTCCACCGGGCGCTTGATCAGCCAGTACGCCAGCCAGAACCTGATCCCGGTCACCCTGGAACTCGGCGGCAAGAGCCCGAACATCTTCTTCAACGATGTTGCCGAATCCAACGACGCGTTCTATGACAAGGCGCTGGAGGGCTTCACCCTTTACGCCTTCAACCAGGGCGAAGTCTGCAGCAGCCCCTCCCGTGCCCTCGTCCAGGACGGTATCTACGATTCCTTCATGGCTGATGCCGTGGCCAGGACAGAACAGATCATCCAGGGCAACCCGCTGGACACCAACACCCAGATCGGCGCCCAGGCATCCGTGGGCCAGATGGAGAAGATTCTCTCCTACATCGACATCGGACTCGAAGAGGGCGCCACAATTCTGTCCGGCGGTGCACGGACGGAGCTCGATGGGGACCTGGCCGGCGGCTATTACGTCCAGCCGACCATTTTTGAGGGTCAGAACAGCATGCGGATTTTCCAGGAGGAGATATTCGGCCCGGTGGTCTCCGTTGCACGCTTCGGCGACTACAAGGACGCAGTCAGCATCGCCAACGACACCCTGTACGGCCTTGGCGCCGGCGTCTGGTCCCGCAACGGCAACGTGGCCTACCGTGCCGGCCGCGAGATCCAGGCCGGCCGGGTGTGGGTGAACAACTACCACGCCTACCCTGCCGGGGCTGCGTTCGGCGGCTACAAGTCCTCGGGCATCGGCCGTGAAAACCACTCCATGATGTTGGACCACTACCAGCAGACTAAGAACCTCCTGGTCAGCCACTCAGAGAACAAGCTCGGCTTCTTCTAGCCCGGGCAGATAGCACAGCTAGCGTTCAACAAACTGGTACCACGAAGGGGCTTTTACATGACGAGAATGCTGATTATCGGACCTCCCGGTTCCGGAAAAGGAACGCAGGCCGAACGGATTTCGGAGCGCCTCGGTGTCGCCGCGGTCTCCACCGGCGACATCTTCCGCGCCAACGTGAAGGGCGAAACTCCTCTTGGCATCGAGGCCAAGAAGTACATGGACGCCGGGGACTTCGTTCCGGACAGCGTCACCAACAAGATGGTCCGCGACCGCCTCAGCGAGTCCGACGTCGAAAACGGCTTCCTCCTGGACGGCTACCCGCGCACCACGGCGCAGGTGGGCTACCTTGACGGGATCCTCGCGAACAGCGAAGAAAAGCTCGACGTCGTCCTGCAGCTCACGGCCGACGACGAGGAACTCGTCTCGCGCCTGTTGGGCCGTGCCAAGGAAACCGGCCGGAGCGACGACAACGAAGCCGTGATCCGCCACCGCCTTGACCTGTACCACGAGCAGACCGAGGCCGTTGTGGCCAAGTATGCCGAACGCGGCATCCTGACCCAGGTTGACGGCATCGGCGGCATCGGCGAGGTCACGGACAGAGTGATGAGCACGCTCGGAGATCTTCTTAAGGTCTCCGCCGTAACCGGACGGTAGTACTCAACCGCCCGCACCGCTGATGAGTAGCGGTGATCGAGCCTGTCGGAAACCACCACCGGAATCCGACAGGCTCGACCTGGCTGTCCGGGCGAACGCACGGCTCGTTGGACGGCGGCACTGGCCAATTCCTGGGTGCGGCTATGCGGGGGCCAGAGCCCGCACCGAGTTTCGTTCCACGGTGGGACAGTGGATTTTTGTGGGGTCAGCGGCCGGTGCTTCTTCAAGGCCCAGGAGCATCCGCACTCCGGCTGCGCCCAGTTCGTAGTGGGGGAGAGCCACGGTGGAAAGCGGGGGCCGGACGTGGGCGGCGATGACTTCCTGGTTATCGAATCCCACCACTGCTATGTCCTCGGGGATGGAGAGCCCGTGCTCGCGTAGCCCGTCGTATAGCCCCATCGCCATTCGGTCGTTATAGCAGTACACGGCAGTGGCTTCGCGCTTGAGGAGTTCCTCGGTCGCTCCGTACCCGCCTTCCTGGTCTGGGTAGGCTTCCAAGACCAGGCCCGCGTCGAACGGGATGCCTTCCGCTTCCAGCGCTTCCCTGTAGCCCTGGAGTCGTCCGTCCTTAGCCGGGGCCGGGATGGTGGCGTTGATGAAGGCGATCCGGCGGTGGCCGTGTTTCAGCAGGATCTCCGTGGCTGAACGGCCGCCCTGTATTTCATCCGGGACCACGGCCCGGGAGCCTGGTTCCGTGGAAAAGCAGTTGACGAGGACGAAGTCCGACTCCTTAAGGGAGGCCGGGATGTCGGTGGGCCGGTGGAACCAGGTGGAGTAGAGGATTCCGCGCACCTTGTATTCGAGCATCATGGCAATCGCGTCCGTCTCCAGCTCGCGGTTGCCTTCGGTGTTGGCGATGAGAAGTGCGTAGCCGTGCTTCCAGGCTTCATCCTGGGCGCCGTGGATGATCTGGCCGGCAAAAGGGGTGGTGGCAATGGCATCGGCTACGAGCCCGATGAACCGCGAACTCCCGCTGACCAGGGTTTGCGCCATGGCATTCGGCCGATAGCCCAGGTCCCGGATGGCGTCCCGCACGCGCTGGCGGGTTTCGTCGGATATCCGGGCAGTCTTTTTCTTGTTCACTACCAGGGAGACGGTGGCAGTCGAAACGCCCGCGGCCTCGGCTACCTGCCGGAGCGTGACGGGTTGAGGGCGCCCGGGACGTTCGAGGGGTGCAGCCGCACCCAGTGGTGTGACAGAACTATTCTCCTGCGAATTCATGAGCCCTCCTTGAGGAGTATATCCGGCTGTTCCTGCTGTCATCCCTTGCTCCCACCGCTCTCCAGGCCTTGGATCATGGCTTTGTTCAGCACGAGGAAGACCAGCAGCAGGGGCGTGATGGTGATGCAGACGGCGGCAAACGTGGCCGTCCAGTCCGTCTTTCCCATGGCGCCGATGTAGTTCTGCAGGCCCAGTGGAATGGTCTTCAGTTCTTCGGAAAGGACGAAGGTGTTGGCGAAGATGAAATCGTTCCAGATGAAGATGCTGTTGACCAGGACGACCGTCACGACGGTATTTACCGAAAGGGGCAGCGTGATGAGTCCGAAGATCCGGTATGGACCTGCTCCGTCAAGGGACGCGGCCTCGTACGTTTCCCGGGGGATGTATTCAAAGAACGACGAGAAAAGGTAGATCGACATCGGAAGGGCGAAGCCGGCCAGGGGAATGATCATCGACGGGTAGGTGTCGAGCAGGTTGATGGTTGAGTAGTCGATGAAGAGCGGCACGAGAGCGATCTGGACGGGCACGATGATGCCGACCAGGAAAAGGCTGCGGACGAACTTGCTGAACCGGAACCCGAGGACCTGCAACGCATAGGCTGCCATCATTCCCAGCAGCACAATCAGGACATTGGCTCCCATGGTGACGATGAAACTGTTCAGGATGTTCAACCAGAGGTTGCCCGTCTCGAAGGCGCGGGCGTAGTTCTCCCACGTCAGGGACTTTGGCAGCGCGAAGGGGTCGCCGGTCGCGAAGTCGTGTTCGGTGCGGAGGCTGGTGATGAAAAGCCAGGCGAGAGGGTAGACCTGCACGATGACGATGAGGGCGATAAGCACTCTTGACAGGGTGCTGTGAAGGCTGGGCGGCTTGCGGCGGCGGAGCGGCGGCAGGCTGTCTGATGGGACTGCCACAGGCCTGGTGATCGGAGCTGCCGGCGCGGTCATGCGTCCGCCTTTCGTTTGAGCAGGAAGAGGATGAGCCCTACGGCCACCAGGCACTCGACAACGATGAATACGGCGATGGTGCTGGCGTATCCGAAGTCGGTGCTCGAGAAGGCCGTCTTGTACATGTAGGTGGTCAGCAGCTCCGAGGACTGTCCGGGGCCGCCGTTGGTCATGAGGTAGGGGATGTCGAATCCGCGCAGGCCGTAGGTGGTTGCCATGATCGTGGTAGTGATCCAGACGGGCATGATGTGCGGGAAGCGGATCTTGGTGAACAGTTGCCACCGCGAGGCGCCGTCGAGGCGGGCCGCCTCCTCAAGTTCCTGCGGGACGGACAGCAGCGCCGCGTAGATGATGAGCATGTACAGGCCGGTGAACCGCCACCCTTCCGGAGCCGATACTGCGGTGAGCACGGTGTTGATGTCCGAGAGCCAGGGCCGTTCAAGGGCGCCGAGGCCGATCCAGTGCAGGAGCTGGTTGAGCAGGCCAACCGGTTCGATCGAGTAGATGCGCACGAAGAGGAACGCGATGGCCACGGTGGAGATCACCGCCGGCAGCAGGTAGAGGGTCTTGATGAGCTCGCGGCCGCGTCGCATTGAGGTGAGGAGGCTGGCCACGAGCAGGGCGCCGCCGAGCTGCAGCACCAGGCAGATGGCGAGATATCCGAGGGCGTTGAAGAAGGAGCGCCAGAAGATGTCGTCTGCGGTGAGCATCCGCACGTAGTTGGCGAGCCCTACGAACTCCATGTCGCTGATGCCGTTCCAGGAGAAGAAGCTGAGGAACATCGACTGCACGATGGGGAACAGCACGGCGACGCAGTAAAGGAGCAACGGTGGGAGCAGGAACACCAGGACAGAAAGTCGTGACCTGTTGGGGAGCATGGCTAGGCCTTTCGGGTGGGGGCCGCAGCCGCAGCCCCCACCGCTGTGATTACTTGAAGAACTTCGGGGCGTTCTGCGCGATGGTGCTGTCCATCGTGCTGGTGAACTGTTCGGGCGTGATGTTGCCCTGGACGAGGAGCACTAGCTCCTGCTGCAGCCGGCCGTTGGTTGTCGGGTCAAGCTGGGTGTCCCACGGCATGGCCTGCTTGCCCCCGAGGTCGTTGGCCTTCTCCAGGGCCTTCTTGTACAAGGGTGTGGCGTTGGCCGGCAGGGCGGTCTCCACATTGGTGGTCGGCGAGAGCGCACCGGTGGCCGCGTATTCGGCCGGGTACTTCTTCAGCGCGAACTTCAGGAAGTCGCTGACCAGCGGGTCGTAGGTCTTGGAGTTGACGGCCATTCCAATGCCCGACGGCGACACGAACTCGTTTGCCGCCGTGACGGATCCTGCAGTGGTTGGCAAGGTGAAGAAATCGATGTCCTCGCGCACTTCAGGATTCAGCTTGTCCGTTGCCAGGCTGGGCAGCTCCCAGGTGCCGATGTTGTACATCGCTGCCTGGCCGGAGGTGAACTGGTTCTGGGCGTCGGAGTAGCCCTGCGATGAGAAGCCATCCTGGAAGCACTTGGCCTTGCCGAGCGCCGCCAGCCATTCGACGGTCTTCTGGCCTGCGGGGTCAGAGAACTTCGCTTCGCCCTTCTTGAGCTTCTGGATGAAGTCCGGCCCGGCTTCACGGAACGGCTGGTAGGCGACGTACCGCTCGAGCGGCCACTGGTCCTGGCCGTCGATGGCGATGGGGGTGATGCCGGCATCGCGCAGGGCGGTGCACATGGCGGGGATGTCATCGAGGGACTTCGGGACGGCGACCCCGGCCTTCTGCAGCAGGGCTTTGTTGTACCAGACGAACTCCAGCTCGAACTGGAACGGGATCATGTTCAGGGACCCGTCGTCGAACCGTTGGTAGTCCAGCGCGCTGGGCCGGTAGTCGTCGTAGACGTCCAGGGACTTCAGCAGCTTTTCGGCGTCGACCATTTTGCCTTGTTTGGCCAGCTGTTGGGCGAAGGGCGTGGCGTCGGTGTCGAAGAGCTCGGGGAGTTTGTTGGCCGCGGCCAGCGTCTCGAGCTTTTGGATGTAGGAGGGCCGGTCGGGAGTGGTGATGAGCTTCAGTTCGAAGCCCGGGTGGTCTTTGGCGTACTCGTCCGCCAGCTTCTTCATGATGTTGATGACGGCCCCGTCGGCCGGCCGCGAAAGCAGCCACGAGATTTCACGGGCTTTGATTTCCCCGGTGGGGCTGACGTTGGAAGGGTCACTGGACCCTCCGCCGCCGCAGGCTGTCAAAGCCAGGGCGGTGACGGCTGCGACAGCGGCAGCACGGAAGAGTTTTTTCATGAGGGCAATCTCCTTTGATTGGAACGGAGGTGAGGGTGGTGTGTATTTAGTTGTCGGTGCGCTGACGTATTTGAAGTTCAGTGACGGTGACGGATCCTTCGCCGGCGAAAACGCCGATCCGCCCCGCGGGCAAGTCGTAGATCCTGGTGCTGAGGGCCACCTGCCGGTCCAGGACGGCAACGCAGATGTCGCCGTCGACGATGACTTCCAGGGTGTGTTCGCCGGGGGACAGGTCGCACGGGCGTTCCAACTCGATGTGGAACGGAATGTCGCCGGAGACATGCCATTGCGCGTCTCCGGTGCTGGTCCTTGGCCATCGGTCGAAGACGAGCCTGCCGCGCTTCGGTTCCAGGCGCAGCACGTAGGACTGGTCACCGTCTGGCCCTGAGCGCAGCAGCAGACCGCATTCCGTTGTCCCGGGGGCAATGTCCAGCACTGCCTTCGCGTAAAACTGGCTGGGCAGTTCTTCCTCCGAGACGAGGGCGGTGTAGCCGTCCGGGACGTTGAGCCGGGTGGGCAGTTCGTGAGCCAGGGACACCGGGACGTCCTCCCAGAAGCTGTCCACCAGTTCATCGGCGAAGGCGAACCCGAGCGTTCCGTCCGCATTTTGGCGGGCTTCCAGGACGGACATCGTGCCTGCCCACTGCCAGGGTCCGTCGTCGCGGTTGCCTTCCTTGCTGGCGATCCAGCCGAAAAAGAAGCGGCGTCCGTCCCGCTCCGCGGTCTTTGAGGCGTAGTAGGCGCGCCCGTCGATGCTGTCCAGGTCCGGTACCGTCCACGGGCCGTCGGGGCTCTTGGCCATGCGGTACCGGGTGGTGAACGATTCGGAGAACTCCGAGTAGACCATGTACCACCAGTCACCCCACGCGAAGACATCCGGGCATTCATGCGTGATGTAGCGGCGCGGATCCCAGAACGGTTCGGTGTGCCGCCAGTTCATCAGGTCATCGGACACGCACTGGGCAATGACGCCGCGGCGGCGTTCAGGTCCTGTGGAGTGCCGTGCCGCCAGCAGCATCCGCCACTGGCCTGCGGCCTCATCCCGGAAGACGAACGGATCCCGCCAGTCCCCGGACTCAAAGCCGTCCGGGGGGCCGAAAGTGAGCTCGGGGTGCTTCACCCAGGTCTGCATACCATCGGTGCTCGTGGCCTGCATGACCAGTTGCAGGGGAACGCCGTCCGGTCCGAGGTTCCGTGGGTTCTGTCCCGTGTAGAACAGGCGGTGGTTGCCGCTTTCATCGACGACGACGCTGCCCGTGTAAGCGTTGAAGTCCAGGTCGGTGTCGCTTCCGTGGTGGAGCGAAACACCCTGGTCCGCAAACTGCGTGAGGTCTTTGGTGGTGACCAGGTTCCACGAGGTTCCCGGCTTCGGGTCTGAGCGGACCTCGTGAAGGTAGAAGAGCCAGAACTCCCCGTCCTTCTCGAAGGGGATAAGATCGCCAACCCATCCATCGGAGGGCTGGAAGAAAACTGAGCGTTTCATCGGCACTGATGTCCATTTCTGCTAAAACGTTTGATCACCTGTAATCTAGCCCCAATCGGAATTCTGATCAAGCGTTTTAGCAAAAGTTTAGTTTATTCTTTCGCTGGTCTTAATCCGGAAGATGCGGACAGCGCGGAAGCAGCCTCATACTTCCCACGGACCCGGTTCCCGAAGCTTCGGACGACACAGCACTGCCGGCCGACAGGAAGCTCCTGGGGGCCGGCAGTCTGGTTCAGGTCCTAGCTGAATTCGCGGATGGTGATTCCGGAGAAGGTCGCAGGGTCGCCGTCGGCGTACAGCGAGATTCCGGTGTCGCCGTCTGCGAAGTGCACCTGCTGCGAGAGCACCGTTTGCCCGGCATTAACGAAGACTTCGACACTCTGTTTGTCGACGAAAATGCGCAGGTGCACTGAGCGTGCGGCGGCGTCGATGGGCGCCGCCGCACGAGTGTACGGCACTAGCGAGAAGCCGCTTTGGTCCGAAGATGCGCGGTCGACATACACCTCGTCACCGTACTTGCCGATGTTCGTGTGGCGCGTGCCGTTGGCGGAGCGCCCCACCGATACCCCGACGTTCGCGGCAGCATCCCACGAGATGTCGAGTTCGAGCTCGTAGGCGCTGCCGCTCCACGGCAGCACGGCGCTGCCGTTCACGGTGCGGTCGGGCAGTACGGTTGTCGAGCTGACGTAATTTAAGAGCGCCCCGACCGGGGCGCTGAGTAGGCTGTACCAGCCTTCCGGCTGACGCTCCAGGCGCAGCTCGCGCACGATCGAGTTCTGGCCGTTGTACCCGTCGGAGGCATCGGTGGGAACATCGCGCGCGGCGTACTTCCAGTTGTTCATCCAGGCGACCGCGTACCGTCGCTCGTCCGGTGCATCGACCGCGGGCCAGGTCACGGCGGCGTACCAGTCCCAGCCCCAATCGAGCCACTGCGGGTCGAGGTTGTTGGTGATAAATTCTTCGCCATCCCAGGTGCCTGTCCAGTAGGCGAAGGTCATCGGCAGGCCGACGCTGTAGGCGTCCATGCTTGCGCCGAGCACCCAGTGCCGTGTGCCGTCATTGGCGGTCATTTGGAAGATGTCGGGGCATTCGATGCCGCCAAGCG
It encodes:
- a CDS encoding glycoside hydrolase family 32 protein; translated protein: MTHDFSRRHVLQGTGAGALALFTSSGMPITAAQAQGSLRAVYHLTPPSGWLCDPQRPVYANGAHHLYYLHSGQNNGPGGWDHATTTDGVTFTHHGVALPLQPDFPVWSGSAVVDTSNTAGFGAGAIVALATQPTDNIRKYQEQYLYLSTDGGYTFTALPNPVIFNSDGRTATTPAEIENAEWFRDPKIHWDAARSEWVCVIGRARYAAFYTSPNLRDWQLKRNFDYPNHALGGIECPDIFQMTANDGTRHWVLGASMDAYSVGLPMTFAYWTGTWDGEEFITNNLDPQWLDWGWDWYAAVTWPAVDAPDERRYAVAWMNNWKYAARDVPTDASDGYNGQNSIVRELRLERQPEGWYSLLSAPVGALLNYVSSTTVLPDRTVNGSAVLPWSGSAYELELDISWDAAANVGVSVGRSANGTRHTNIGKYGDEVYVDRASSDQSGFSLVPYTRAAAPIDAAARSVHLRIFVDKQSVEVFVNAGQTVLSQQVHFADGDTGISLYADGDPATFSGITIREFS